ATGGGAATATTATAACAGTGTTTTGTCTCGGCCCATTGTCAAACGGAAGCTGCCCTTATGACATCGAAGTGAAGTTTGATGAATCGTCAGTGCACAGGTTTCATTCTTCTACCAAGAATTTTCAAGACACCAACAAGTATTACCGTTCATTGACAGGATTCCTTCTTGATAGTAGCGACCAAGAGTTTTTTGCTGACGGGTTGATCAAGATGGAAATTTCGGTATATCGATCGTTGGAGCTTGGTTCTGCAGATGATGTTTAACGCTGCCCTTAGTCAACATGTTTTCTGGTTTTCTGTTGTAATTTGGAATATTCTAGTAtaggttttatttttttgcttgaTGAATATTGTAGTATCGTTGATGAATATTATAGTTGTAATTCGTAGTTgttttattttggaaatttgtttatataATGGTTGATTGATATATGTTGTATCTTTATGGTTGACTAATTTTCATTATTGATAGGGGTTAatgttgttttaataaatttcaaaagtgCGTATTTATTGAAGGGTCCACAGATGATCAGTAAGAATACATGAGGGTCCATGGcggattataaaataaaagtatagggTCCATATGTAATTATCAGTTTCATGGAACATGTAGGTCGTTTCAAACGAACCGAACGACGATAACTACAAACTTTACTCAATTTCAATAACAATAACaaccaatattaaaaacaaaacagcaATAACATAAGCAAACAATACATTCCAAGTTTGTAATCAACATTCATTTTGATCTAAAATCCAAATTGtcactaataatataaaatgcaACATACATATTAACCTAAAAGGTTACAAATGTTGTTTCATATGGCCCAAAAATAGGTCAATCTAGTGTCTCGGCCTTCAGTCTGACCCACCAATCTGCTGCTGCTCCTCCGAGGGTTCTTCAACTGCTTCAATTTGCAGCAAATCCAGTGGTTCACCTTTTTCTTGACCTTCAATATGCAGGACCTCCACTGGTTCACCGGGACCTTCAATCTGCGGCACCTCCACTGCTTCCACAGGACCTTCAATCTGCAGCACCCCCACCGGTTCAGCCTCACCAACACCCTGTTGCTCCAATGCATCATCCCCATCTTCAAGTTCTTTCAACTCAAATAATGTGTGTCCAAATACAGGCCTTAGGTTGCACACGTCAACACAACTTAACTTCCTAACATACACATCAACACTACCATCTTGTGTCCCAGCCAGTGCCA
This region of Mercurialis annua linkage group LG1-X, ddMerAnnu1.2, whole genome shotgun sequence genomic DNA includes:
- the LOC126664975 gene encoding uncharacterized protein LOC126664975 is translated as MGSTEMKKMGKEDRKGKKRKACTEDCLFEVFEIILNYNGQFEDFGYFNEDLAVRKFHIEDIGLNSLDKWLLELKVEGLLMYYWRRAGMYTEELIPMENDDHVMDMALAGTQDGSVDVYVRKLSCVDVCNLRPVFGHTLFELKELEDGDDALEQQGVGEAEPVGVLQIEGPVEAVEVPQIEGPGEPVEVLHIEGQEKGEPLDLLQIEAVEEPSEEQQQIGGSD